A part of Streptomyces sp. DSM 40750 genomic DNA contains:
- a CDS encoding arsenate reductase ArsC, whose translation MSDKPSVLFVCVHNAGRSQMAAAWLTHLAGDRVEVRSAGSNPGAGVNPAAVEAMAEVGIDISAEVPKMLTVDAVKESDVCITMGCGDTCPVFPGKRYLDWQLEDPAGQGVDAVRPIRDEIKVLVEGLIKEIAPEPQA comes from the coding sequence ATGTCCGACAAGCCCTCCGTGCTCTTCGTCTGTGTCCACAACGCCGGCCGCTCCCAGATGGCCGCCGCGTGGCTGACCCACCTGGCCGGGGACCGCGTCGAGGTCCGCTCCGCCGGCTCCAATCCGGGCGCGGGCGTCAACCCGGCCGCCGTCGAGGCCATGGCCGAGGTCGGCATCGACATCTCCGCCGAGGTCCCCAAGATGCTCACCGTGGACGCGGTCAAGGAGTCCGACGTCTGCATCACCATGGGCTGCGGCGACACCTGCCCCGTTTTCCCCGGCAAGCGGTACCTGGACTGGCAGCTGGAGGACCCGGCGGGCCAGGGCGTCGACGCCGTCCGCCCCATCCGTGACGAGATCAAGGTGCTGGTCGAGGGCCTGATCAAGGAGATCGCGCCGGAGCCCCAGGCATGA
- a CDS encoding ArsR/SmtB family transcription factor, which produces MMTSVDTDLIRVLADPLRLRIVTLLAKEMLCTTHLVEETGARQTNLSNHLRVLREAGVVETEPCGRFTYYRLKPDVVAQLAGQFADLAESARTASENKRACP; this is translated from the coding sequence ATGATGACGTCAGTCGACACTGACCTGATCCGGGTGCTGGCCGACCCGCTCAGGCTCCGGATCGTGACCCTGCTCGCCAAAGAGATGCTGTGCACCACTCACCTCGTGGAGGAGACCGGTGCCCGGCAGACCAACCTCTCCAACCACCTGAGAGTGCTGCGCGAGGCCGGTGTCGTGGAGACGGAGCCGTGCGGCCGGTTCACCTACTACCGGCTCAAGCCCGACGTCGTCGCCCAGCTCGCCGGACAGTTCGCCGACCTGGCCGAGTCCGCTCGTACCGCTTCCGAGAACAAGAGGGCCTGCCCATGA
- a CDS encoding aquaporin, with protein sequence MTPAEAPATAESVMPAAEPESAGSGRSAGSVEPAPGATPPRTPLVARAAAELIGTAALVAVVVGSGIQATELTKDVGLQLLANSTATVFGLGVLILLLGPVSGAHFNPVVTLAEWWNARRGGAGVTAREVAVYVPVQVVGAIAGAVLADAMFGKPLVEWSTHDRSAGHLLLGEVVATAGLILLIFGLARADQLRFAPVAVASYIGAAYWFTSSTSFANPAVTVGRAFTDTFAGIAPGSVAGFIGMQLIGGVVGLALVALIFMPGRSAE encoded by the coding sequence ATGACCCCCGCCGAAGCCCCCGCGACCGCGGAGTCCGTGATGCCCGCCGCCGAGCCCGAGTCCGCCGGGTCCGGCCGGTCCGCCGGGTCCGTCGAACCGGCGCCGGGTGCCACCCCGCCGCGTACGCCCCTGGTCGCCAGGGCCGCCGCCGAGCTCATCGGTACGGCCGCCCTCGTGGCGGTCGTGGTGGGCTCCGGCATCCAGGCCACCGAACTGACCAAGGACGTCGGCCTGCAGCTGCTGGCCAACTCCACGGCCACCGTCTTCGGCCTCGGTGTCCTGATCCTCCTGCTCGGCCCGGTCTCGGGCGCGCACTTCAACCCGGTCGTCACCCTGGCCGAGTGGTGGAACGCCCGGCGGGGCGGTGCCGGTGTCACCGCGCGCGAGGTGGCCGTGTACGTCCCGGTCCAGGTCGTGGGCGCGATCGCGGGGGCGGTGCTGGCCGACGCGATGTTCGGGAAGCCGCTGGTGGAGTGGTCCACGCACGACCGCTCGGCCGGGCATCTGCTGCTCGGTGAGGTCGTCGCCACGGCCGGGCTGATCCTGCTGATCTTCGGCCTGGCCCGCGCCGACCAGCTGCGCTTCGCGCCCGTCGCCGTCGCGTCGTACATCGGTGCGGCGTACTGGTTCACCTCGTCCACGTCGTTCGCCAACCCGGCGGTGACCGTCGGCCGCGCCTTCACCGACACCTTCGCGGGCATCGCGCCGGGATCGGTCGCGGGGTTCATCGGCATGCAGCTCATCGGCGGTGTGGTCGGGTTGGCGCTGGTGGCGCTGATCTTCATGCCGGGCCGGTCCGCTGAATGA